The Candidatus Neomarinimicrobiota bacterium genome contains a region encoding:
- the ftsA gene encoding cell division protein FtsA has product MKDSIIAGIDIGTTKICAIIAEIEASGDLNILGVGTVPSLGLKRGVVVNLDKTVSSIRNAVEEAERMAGVNINGAHIGIGGSHIRSMNSDAVIAVSKSESKRGIRHGEISEDDIERVTEAAMAVLTGLDREILHVLPQEYAVDDEYGIKSPIGITGMKLESKVHIVTCSATSSKNIVKAVNQSDINVDNLILEPLASSFAVLDDEEKELGVTLLDFGGGTIDVALFFKGAVRHTAVVGLGGENITNDIAYMLRTPRDQAEEIKCSHGFAKQSLVSKDEYFKLKSIGGRPPREISKIVLASYIEPRVEEILKMAKEEMKKCDRYEMFAGGVVITGGSALLQGMVELAQDVFEQPVKIGVPYPSKGLVDLVSEPKYATALGLINYAVSPEGEVESYIPDEKPKFKKALGKLLNQVTDFFI; this is encoded by the coding sequence ATGAAAGATTCAATAATTGCTGGAATTGACATAGGGACGACGAAGATCTGCGCCATCATCGCGGAGATAGAAGCGTCGGGAGATCTAAACATTCTCGGCGTCGGCACGGTGCCGTCATTAGGCTTGAAACGCGGAGTTGTCGTCAATCTCGACAAAACCGTCAGCTCTATCAGAAATGCGGTAGAAGAGGCGGAGAGGATGGCGGGAGTCAACATCAACGGCGCTCATATCGGCATAGGCGGAAGCCATATCAGAAGTATGAACAGCGATGCGGTTATAGCGGTCTCTAAGTCCGAATCGAAGCGTGGCATCCGTCACGGCGAGATTAGCGAGGATGACATCGAGCGAGTAACGGAAGCCGCTATGGCTGTTCTTACAGGTCTCGACAGGGAGATACTTCATGTCCTGCCGCAGGAATACGCGGTTGACGATGAGTACGGCATCAAATCTCCAATTGGAATTACGGGTATGAAATTGGAATCGAAGGTGCATATCGTAACCTGTTCAGCCACTTCGTCGAAAAACATAGTCAAGGCGGTAAACCAGTCGGATATCAACGTCGATAACCTGATTCTCGAACCGCTCGCCAGCAGCTTCGCCGTACTCGATGATGAAGAGAAAGAGCTCGGAGTTACCCTGCTCGATTTCGGCGGCGGAACGATCGACGTTGCCCTCTTCTTTAAAGGAGCGGTACGTCATACGGCAGTTGTAGGTCTCGGAGGCGAAAACATAACCAACGACATCGCATACATGCTGAGAACTCCGCGAGACCAGGCGGAAGAGATAAAATGCAGCCACGGATTCGCCAAGCAGTCACTCGTGAGCAAGGACGAATACTTTAAACTGAAAAGCATCGGAGGAAGACCACCGCGGGAGATATCAAAGATTGTGCTCGCCTCCTACATCGAACCGAGAGTCGAGGAGATACTCAAAATGGCGAAGGAAGAGATGAAGAAGTGCGACAGATACGAGATGTTCGCGGGAGGTGTCGTGATAACCGGAGGCAGCGCTCTGCTTCAGGGGATGGTCGAACTCGCCCAGGATGTGTTTGAGCAGCCGGTAAAGATCGGAGTTCCTTACCCCTCTAAAGGCTTGGTCGATCTCGTCTCCGAGCCGAAATACGCGACGGCGCTCGGTCTGATAAACTATGCCGTCAGCCC